In Setaria italica strain Yugu1 chromosome IX, Setaria_italica_v2.0, whole genome shotgun sequence, the genomic stretch ACTTTGACAGGATCATAGCCATGTGCAAGAATTTACAGGTTTCTGCTAAATTCATTTTGATACCATTTTTGCTTTTTATCTTCAATAGTGCCAGTCAACTCAATGGAGAAGTTAGACTTGGCCGTAAGAGATAAAAAACCCTTTAGTTATTGATAACAGGATGATCAAGGGGATTTTTCGTCGGTGAGCATGGATACAGCAGTGGCTATTCGAACACTTGAAGCAACATACAAACAATCAGCTGACTCTGTTGCAGTTGAATCAATGATTGCAAAGCTGACAGAGAAGGTAACTCTTGACGCTTCGTGCTTGTATTTGTAAAGAACATGAGGCGTACCATCACCCTGCAGTCAGACATACTTGTTTATGTTTGATCACATTTTACATTGCTGAATAGGACTCTCCAAGATGCATAGCATTGAAATAATGCCTTTATCCACTCCTGTATGCTGACTTGTTTGAAGTTGCTTCAATGGCAAATAGTGTATTGAGTAACTATAATGCACGATAATTGTTGAAAATTTGTCTCCTAGTTTCCTTAGAATTATCTACAATCTACTACTTCTGTTTCCAATGACATTTGGTTCCAATCCAGATAGTGACGTGGAACTTGGCATTTGGTGTGGCCTGGAGTAATCTCAACCATGCTCTTTATTGTAGGATAGTTGAAGTATCCTGAATTGTTGTACGCGTACCATGctcttaagttttttttttcccaacatGGTGTAATGCAGGAAGGTCCCTACTTAAAAAGTAAAGGCAGGGCCAGTGATGCAACAAGAATTGTGGTTCTTACCTGGAGATCCTTACTAATTATGTCAAGAGATTGGAAGTACTACTGGAGCAGGCTTGCCTTGTATATGTTTATTGCTCTGTCAATCGGGACAATATTTTCTGACATTGGTCATTCACTATCATCTGTAGTGGTCAGTATTATTAGACTGTTATGTTTTGATTCGTTGAATTCATGCTTGGTGACATGAGCTCATTTTGTTTTCACAGGTAAGGGTTTCTGCAATATTTGCATTTGTATCATTTGTCATCCTTCTAAGTGTTTCTGGAGTACCCGCTCATATCGATGATGTCAAGGTTAGTTCTCTACCTCTAAATGGTGCATTTGCTGCTTGCATATTGAAACTTTGGCAGTGGCCTGTCGTTGTACAAATCTACTTCTACTTCCTGGATTTCTTGGTGGTAGCTGTCCttcttgagagagagagagaatgggggggggggggggggttataGATTCATGGATGCAAGAGATGATCTGTTCTAGTACCTCCAGACAGAAACCAGGATAGGAATGTTTGAATGTTGCAAGGTGACTGTTGTCTATACTGTGCAGATTTATTGTCACGAAGAAACCAACCGGCATTCTGGGGCAATGGTCTTCCTGTTGGGGCACTTCCTATCAAGCTTTCCTTTCCTATTCCTGGTTTCCATTTCATCGTCATTGGTTTTCTACTACCTGATAGGGCTCAGGAATGAGTTCAGCTTCCTGATGTACTTTGTAGTCACCCTGTTTATGTGCCTACTAGCTAATGAAGCACTCATGATGATTGTCGCATATATCTGGCTGGAGACATACAAATGCACCTTAACTCTCAATTGCCTATACGTAAGTGTTCCTGGCGCTCCTTTTCTGTATGCATGTTGAGTTCGATTAATAAAAGGTTGAAGAAGCAAGGGGGGTTTTCTTGTTTTCATTTTCAGGTTATCATGATGCTTGTGGCGGGGTATTTTCGAATACGAGAAAGTTTACCTTATGCTGTATGGACTTACCCATTGTCCTTCATTTCGTTTCACACATACGCGGTGCAGGTAATCTAGCTAaaggttgtttttttttttggattgtGATGAACTAGTTATATATGACTTGATAAACAAATTTGCAGGGCTTGGTGGAAAACGAGTATGTGGGCACATCCTTTGCTGTTGGACAGATAAGGAGTATACCTGGCGTCCAAGCCGTCCGAGGTTCATATGACATCTCATCTTCTGCAAATGCAAAGTGGGTGAACCTCCTGGTGTTGCTTCTGATGGCCATCGGATACCGGATTGTTCTGTACATGTTGCTCCGGCTAAATGTGAGGAAACACGCGAGGCGGCTTGGCAGCTGGAGGTCTTGCTGGTTTAGTATCCACGGTAGTGCTAGTGCAAAATGAGTGTGGTTTTTGTTAATTGTGAATTGTAGGCGAGAGTTGGTTCATATTCCTTTACGATGTGTATTGGTTGGCGGCAGCACATACATCTGACGCGTGCAACAACAGAGTCTCACGTAGGCGCATTCCATTACTGTATTTATGTAGCATCATATCAGTCGTGGTTTGACATACAGATACATACACTGGAATGTAGCTATCTTCTTTGGGGTTGGTCGGTTGACTTTCTTGTGTACAAATACTATCACCTTGgtttggtgtggtgtggtgtttCCAATACTATCACCTTGGGCCGTAGAAGAGCTGCGTATCAAATATTGTATTaacaggagaaggagaagaaagagttTAAAGCCCAGGACCAATGCAGCAAGCCATTCCAAAGCCCATGACCGGAACTTGGGCCTGGCCCAGTGCGCAGCGCAGGCAGCTTTGTGGGCTCC encodes the following:
- the LOC101753226 gene encoding ABC transporter G family member 3, with translation MEVSAASSDQYRSSSSSASSPARRYYLPKPGALRRPISFEDSPDWDDIHLDDSIHLATAASASASINSSAYPSPSPSLPVTTSASGAACRERKVAGATLVWKDLTVSSLSASTNRFSDRLVKSSNGYALPATLTVIMGPARSGKSTLLRAIAGRLGATERMYGEVFVNGAKSRLPYGSYGYVDRDDVLIDSLTVREMLYFSALLQLPGFLSSKKSIVEDAIAAMSLGDHADKLIGGHCFMKRLPNGERRRVSIARELVMRPHVLFIDEPLYNLDSVSALLLMVTLKKLASTGCTIIFTMYQSSTEVFGLFDRICLLSNGNTLFFGETLACLQHFSNAGFPCPIMQSPSDHFLRAINTDFDRIIAMCKNLQDDQGDFSSVSMDTAVAIRTLEATYKQSADSVAVESMIAKLTEKEGPYLKSKGRASDATRIVVLTWRSLLIMSRDWKYYWSRLALYMFIALSIGTIFSDIGHSLSSVVVRVSAIFAFVSFVILLSVSGVPAHIDDVKIYCHEETNRHSGAMVFLLGHFLSSFPFLFLVSISSSLVFYYLIGLRNEFSFLMYFVVTLFMCLLANEALMMIVAYIWLETYKCTLTLNCLYVIMMLVAGYFRIRESLPYAVWTYPLSFISFHTYAVQGLVENEYVGTSFAVGQIRSIPGVQAVRGSYDISSSANAKWVNLLVLLLMAIGYRIVLYMLLRLNVRKHARRLGSWRSCWFSIHGSASAK